The proteins below come from a single Pseudanabaena sp. BC1403 genomic window:
- a CDS encoding TMEM175 family protein, whose amino-acid sequence MRFPSFHFVNLFRGSKNTIPSENGSADISNHRIDALVDAFFAIALTLLVLDIKTFHVNSDIELTQELIALIPKFFTYFLSFMILGLLWFEHQIVSHYISGSDRAHIWLNLLFLMSISLIPFSASLLGENLSHRSATTFYGINLFVTGVIQYLDWEYVTRKNRLIDESLNRRLVRSVQKTFLLVPLSYAIGIEASFYNVSVSLALYGLATLAGALRMNAIFNQSHEFNQPDNKIN is encoded by the coding sequence ATGCGCTTTCCCTCATTCCATTTTGTCAATCTATTCAGAGGCTCAAAGAATACTATCCCTTCGGAAAATGGAAGTGCTGACATCAGCAATCACCGTATTGATGCTTTAGTCGATGCCTTTTTCGCGATCGCATTAACTCTGCTAGTACTAGATATCAAAACATTTCATGTAAATTCAGATATTGAATTGACTCAGGAGCTAATTGCACTTATCCCGAAGTTTTTCACTTACTTTCTTAGTTTTATGATTTTGGGGCTACTGTGGTTTGAGCATCAAATAGTGTCGCATTATATTTCAGGCTCAGATCGTGCTCATATTTGGCTTAACCTATTATTTTTGATGTCAATTTCATTAATTCCTTTTTCAGCATCATTGTTAGGCGAAAACCTTTCTCATCGTTCAGCAACTACTTTTTATGGCATTAATCTCTTCGTTACTGGAGTAATTCAATATTTAGATTGGGAATATGTAACTCGAAAAAATCGTTTGATTGATGAAAGTCTGAATCGAAGACTAGTCCGCTCTGTCCAAAAAACATTTTTATTAGTTCCACTCAGCTATGCGATCGGAATTGAAGCTTCATTCTATAATGTTTCTGTGAGTCTAGCCCTTTACGGTTTAGCTACACTTGCAGGAGCATTAAGAATGAATGCAATTTTCAATCAATCCCACGAATTTAATCAGCCAGACAACAAAATCAATTAA
- a CDS encoding phage holin family protein has translation MVGYFVTILATALGLLVVDMVVPGVDIANFPAALIAAVVIGFVNAFIGPVVKLLSLPLTFITLGLFSFVVNGILLWLASIIVPGFTMNGLLALILAPIVLSFVSTFLNKYFAEKGVG, from the coding sequence ATGGTTGGATACTTTGTAACGATACTGGCAACGGCTCTAGGACTTCTAGTTGTCGATATGGTTGTGCCAGGTGTAGATATTGCGAATTTCCCAGCGGCTTTAATCGCAGCAGTCGTGATTGGATTTGTCAATGCTTTTATTGGACCAGTTGTTAAACTTCTGTCTCTACCACTCACTTTTATTACTTTAGGATTATTTTCGTTTGTGGTAAATGGAATATTACTCTGGTTGGCTTCGATTATCGTTCCTGGATTTACGATGAACGGACTCTTAGCCTTGATTTTGGCTCCGATTGTTCTATCTTTTGTGAGTACATTCTTGAACAAATACTTTGCTGAGAAAGGAGTCGGCTAG
- a CDS encoding YqaE/Pmp3 family membrane protein has protein sequence MKLIQIVFAILLPPLGVFLTYGFSSTFLINIGLTLLGWVPGIIHAIWAISKKQET, from the coding sequence ATGAAACTAATCCAAATTGTTTTCGCAATTCTACTTCCACCGCTTGGGGTTTTCCTAACTTACGGCTTCAGTTCTACTTTTTTAATCAATATTGGGCTAACTCTACTGGGTTGGGTTCCAGGCATTATTCATGCTATTTGGGCAATCTCTAAAAAGCAAGAAACATAA
- a CDS encoding histidine kinase, whose translation MTNPVKEKITTNLTKAKGEGKIRAEHIRKIVKDAVGQTVSELREGSDEIGLIVKDAVSTIIADLRGGGKDNAEKITASIEGAIEGSTYHRQQALNQRREKLLEIQSQLDWQQEQLDRESSEILIDIKASESTNLIDDESAAINLAVDTVQEHHESGILQEQYLKLKAQLATLDKKLAIRYGDRYNEIKQQWENAKTWYGKQKIEAEASDTMPLQQKITDIETNIGGLGSAAARKEQEVKQQLQDLWEGKGVGIKH comes from the coding sequence ATGACTAATCCAGTTAAAGAAAAGATTACAACCAATCTCACCAAGGCAAAGGGAGAAGGTAAGATTCGGGCTGAACACATTCGCAAAATTGTCAAAGATGCGGTCGGACAGACAGTATCTGAGCTAAGAGAAGGTAGTGATGAGATCGGTTTGATTGTCAAAGATGCTGTTTCTACAATAATTGCTGACTTGAGAGGAGGTGGAAAGGACAACGCTGAAAAAATCACGGCTTCTATTGAAGGAGCTATCGAAGGAAGCACTTATCATCGACAACAAGCACTCAATCAACGCCGAGAGAAATTGTTAGAGATTCAATCTCAATTGGATTGGCAGCAGGAACAATTGGATCGCGAAAGTAGCGAAATCCTGATTGATATTAAAGCCTCAGAATCGACTAATCTGATTGATGACGAATCGGCGGCAATTAATCTAGCAGTCGATACTGTCCAAGAACATCACGAGTCGGGAATTCTGCAAGAACAATACCTCAAGCTCAAAGCTCAACTTGCCACTTTAGATAAAAAACTTGCCATTCGTTATGGCGATCGCTACAACGAGATTAAGCAACAATGGGAAAACGCTAAAACTTGGTATGGCAAGCAAAAGATCGAAGCAGAAGCAAGTGATACCATGCCTTTGCAACAAAAAATTACTGATATTGAAACCAATATCGGTGGGCTTGGTTCAGCCGCTGCTCGTAAAGAGCAAGAAGTTAAACAGCAGCTACAAGACCTTTGGGAAGGTAAGGGTGTTGGCATTAAGCATTGA
- a CDS encoding ferritin-like domain-containing protein, with product MSLKNLACGAMRPIKLSLVLIPLLFLFMFFSPPAPAYAQDAVLSPREVAEYALTLEKIEADFYRRAADAAINGGLVSAPQMAKDAIASYGEDEAKHVTDLSAALLSIGGQPDAIKIPANPNYSAILGRDPFANPTDFLLAGQYVEDLGVAAYKGQVQNLLAAGDAGKPILAAALEIHSVEARHAAGIRFLRQMLLGADVRPWIATNASPSEVIYNENRIDSPIPFNLDAFDGYATKDEVLALVSPILNVTQPPIQTPTPTPSKPSEPVRGLW from the coding sequence ATGAGCCTTAAGAACCTAGCTTGTGGAGCCATGCGTCCTATCAAGCTCAGCTTGGTGCTTATTCCTTTACTGTTTTTATTCATGTTCTTCAGTCCACCAGCGCCAGCTTATGCTCAGGACGCAGTGCTAAGCCCTAGAGAAGTAGCAGAATATGCACTCACCTTAGAAAAGATCGAAGCAGACTTTTACCGCCGTGCTGCCGATGCAGCTATAAATGGAGGTTTAGTCTCTGCACCTCAAATGGCGAAGGATGCGATCGCTTCTTATGGCGAAGATGAAGCTAAACATGTAACTGATCTTTCGGCTGCATTACTTTCTATTGGTGGTCAACCTGATGCAATTAAAATTCCTGCAAATCCCAACTATAGTGCGATCTTAGGACGCGATCCTTTTGCCAATCCTACTGATTTTCTATTGGCAGGTCAATATGTGGAAGATCTAGGTGTGGCGGCTTATAAAGGACAGGTTCAGAATTTGCTTGCCGCAGGTGATGCAGGTAAACCGATTTTAGCAGCAGCATTGGAAATCCATAGCGTAGAAGCTCGTCATGCTGCTGGCATCAGATTTTTACGCCAGATGCTGTTAGGCGCAGATGTACGTCCTTGGATTGCGACTAATGCAAGTCCTAGTGAAGTGATCTATAACGAGAATCGTATAGACTCTCCTATCCCATTTAATCTTGATGCTTTTGATGGTTACGCAACCAAAGATGAAGTACTTGCTTTAGTTTCTCCAATCTTAAATGTAACCCAACCCCCTATTCAAACACCAACTCCTACGCCAAGCAAACCTTCAGAACCTGTCAGAGGTTTATGGTAA
- a CDS encoding ferritin-like domain-containing protein, translating into MNSRKLPSTSRRSLIKWGIYGLGALTIAVMPRAINAQTNSRGQTLTFNANDIGILNFALLLEELEAAFYAAVVSSGKITNSKEMEYMRYLGGQEAAHVTFLRSVLADQVLFATQDLSFNQSTLNNVLASRDSILNTAVTLEDVGVHAYNGAGPSLTNPVFLLAAGSIVSVEARHAAGVRALLGKPTTEPDSDRLVNDANLNSTLNPFKGRAYDELYTPKQIVAIVGSLNILNNPIGGSLVA; encoded by the coding sequence ATGAACAGTAGGAAACTACCTTCTACATCACGGCGTTCCCTCATCAAATGGGGGATTTATGGGCTTGGTGCTCTAACGATTGCAGTTATGCCTAGAGCAATTAATGCCCAAACAAACAGTCGTGGTCAGACTCTCACATTTAATGCTAATGACATCGGCATTCTCAACTTTGCCTTACTATTGGAAGAACTAGAAGCTGCTTTTTATGCAGCTGTCGTCAGCTCTGGCAAAATTACCAACAGCAAAGAAATGGAATATATGCGATATTTGGGTGGTCAAGAAGCTGCCCATGTCACATTTTTACGTAGCGTTTTAGCTGACCAAGTTCTATTTGCTACTCAAGATTTAAGTTTTAACCAATCCACCCTCAATAACGTTCTGGCTAGCCGCGATAGTATTTTAAATACTGCCGTTACATTAGAAGATGTTGGTGTTCATGCTTATAACGGTGCAGGCCCAAGCCTAACCAACCCCGTATTTCTTCTCGCTGCTGGTTCAATCGTCTCTGTAGAAGCCCGACATGCGGCTGGTGTGCGCGCTTTACTCGGCAAACCAACCACAGAACCTGACAGCGATCGCCTTGTTAATGATGCCAATCTAAATTCTACGCTCAATCCATTTAAAGGACGAGCTTATGACGAACTATATACTCCTAAACAGATTGTTGCCATTGTTGGTTCGCTAAATATACTTAATAACCCTATTGGCGGTTCTCTAGTTGCTTAA
- a CDS encoding CsbD family protein: MSLENRAKATAKNVEGKVQEAVGDLTGDTKNQVEGKAKQAEAKVRHAAEDVKDEVKKVID; this comes from the coding sequence ATGAGTTTAGAAAATAGAGCTAAAGCAACTGCTAAAAATGTTGAAGGCAAAGTGCAGGAAGCAGTCGGAGATCTGACTGGAGACACTAAAAATCAGGTAGAAGGCAAGGCAAAGCAAGCTGAAGCAAAAGTTCGTCATGCTGCTGAAGATGTCAAAGACGAAGTCAAGAAAGTTATTGACTAA
- a CDS encoding sterol desaturase family protein: MLDHSFWFYGIAFFGIILGRYFLVAGGTYLCFYLPMRQSSEEQKLQPNPSWQSIKRDIELSILSAAVFAIASALIVSGYGWNLTRIYSDPQQYGLWYLGISYGIVLILQDAYFYFTHRLFHHPSLFHWLHQGHHRSRYPTPWTSFAFDPLEAIISSLFLVGIVLIIPLHFITLIAILTTMTIWAVLNHLGVDRFPLSFPHHWLGKWFIGPAHHSIHHLKYTFHYGLYFTFWDRLLNTQDISYEKRFNEQFPKK; encoded by the coding sequence TTGCTAGATCACTCATTTTGGTTTTATGGTATTGCTTTTTTTGGAATTATTCTCGGCAGATATTTTCTGGTGGCTGGAGGGACGTATTTATGCTTTTATTTGCCAATGCGTCAGTCTTCAGAGGAACAAAAGCTACAGCCAAATCCTTCTTGGCAATCGATTAAACGGGATATTGAGCTTTCTATACTTTCCGCAGCTGTGTTTGCGATCGCATCAGCATTGATTGTATCGGGATATGGTTGGAATCTCACCCGCATTTACAGCGATCCTCAGCAGTATGGACTTTGGTATCTAGGTATAAGTTATGGAATTGTGTTGATTCTGCAAGATGCCTATTTTTATTTCACTCATCGCTTGTTTCATCACCCATCTCTTTTTCATTGGTTACATCAAGGACATCACCGATCTCGTTATCCCACTCCTTGGACATCCTTTGCATTTGATCCCTTAGAAGCGATCATTAGTTCTCTTTTTTTAGTCGGTATTGTCTTGATCATTCCATTACATTTCATCACTCTAATTGCCATACTGACGACAATGACGATCTGGGCAGTGCTAAATCATCTAGGGGTTGATCGATTTCCTTTATCATTTCCTCATCATTGGCTGGGTAAGTGGTTTATTGGACCAGCTCATCATTCGATTCATCATCTCAAGTACACTTTCCATTATGGTCTTTACTTTACCTTCTGGGATCGGTTGTTAAATACTCAAGACATCAGTTATGAGAAGAGATTTAATGAACAATTTCCTAAGAAATAA
- a CDS encoding YggT family protein, with amino-acid sequence MVKILRVRIKAISFSTNKKFNGKKMNDNQRDENNLERRQDLRQDEETFRLRQEEDRLGKAQRSGIYYWIVNTIYWLVGIIEILLMLRFVLRLSGANTQNEFARFINNLSAPFIAPFSTLFISPTSNSGGNIFDLNIIIAIIAYAILSYLLISLVRFIFYNRV; translated from the coding sequence ATGGTCAAGATTTTAAGAGTTAGGATAAAAGCTATTAGCTTTAGTACTAATAAAAAATTTAATGGTAAAAAAATGAACGATAACCAGCGGGATGAAAATAATCTTGAAAGACGGCAAGATTTAAGACAAGACGAAGAAACTTTTCGTCTTCGACAAGAGGAAGATCGTTTAGGTAAGGCGCAGCGCAGTGGTATTTATTATTGGATAGTTAATACTATTTATTGGCTTGTCGGAATAATAGAAATATTACTGATGTTAAGGTTTGTATTACGTTTGTCTGGGGCAAATACTCAAAATGAATTTGCTAGATTCATTAATAACTTATCCGCACCATTTATTGCGCCATTTTCTACTTTATTTATTAGCCCTACTTCTAATAGTGGTGGGAACATATTTGATTTGAATATCATAATTGCAATTATCGCCTATGCGATTTTGAGCTATCTGCTGATTTCCTTAGTCAGATTTATTTTTTATAATAGAGTATAG
- a CDS encoding non-ribosomal peptide synthetase, whose protein sequence is MKALDALLFELSQKDVHLWLDGDRLRYRAAKDAITPELLTEIKNRKAEIVKFLRQATGTNSSQLPPIVKIDRSGSLPLSFGQQRLWYLHQFEPDSSSNNVPVVVRFNGILNIPILEKSLQAVARRHEVLRTRFPSVDDQPTQVIEPDVDLTLPVIDLRNLQPEQRDAEALRLATEEARRPFNLAKGPILRVLLIQLSDDEYLLVWNMHCIICDGASSDVFYQDLTTIYTAFIDGKPSPLKELSIQYVDFAHWQRQWLQGEVLEAQINYWKQKLEGSLSVIPLPTDHPRPPIVQTYRGDRRARMLPKSLNESLSNLSQKLGGTLFMTLIAAFETLLHRYSQKNDILISFASAGRGEVETEGVVGFFSNTLMQRINFDGNPTFRELFDRVREASLEANTYQDLPFEKLVEELPPELSNSRSPLFQVKFALNPPWSNGRGMASVKLPDLTITSLFGYIYHGKTKYDLILVMREQDEGLGMVFDYNADLFESSTIARMLVHLENLLEGIVANPDQRISELPLLTIPERERILYEWNKNQTPIPEVCIHQLFESQVGLTPDAIAVVSKDEKLTYQELNSRANQLSHYLQALGVGTETLVAICVERSVHMLVGILGILKAGGTYIPLDPSYPHDRRKDKLSNAQVALILSLSDMNSSLSDCGAKVLSLDLEVEAISQHSIDNPSSSVSSDNLAYVIYTSGSTGQPKGVTISHRSMVNHSVAVSKEYELNSQDRVLHFSNISFDVAIEEIFPTLLSGGTLVLAPTEVYTSVTSFLDVLQQQAITVINLPTAFWSELVYGLSILKQPLSGSVRLVIVGGEKVSRSTYQKWRSLVGTFPRWLNAYGPTEATVTATIYDPLQSAEALHPDAEVPIGRAIANLQTYVLDRNLQPSPIGAVGELYIGGVGLSRGYLNRPDITAKRFGPNPFSRNSEDRLYKTGDVARYLPDGNIEFIGRSDFQIKIRGFRVEPIEIETQLENYPAVNQAIVLCHDAPNGERVLVSYLSVEQDQTLDIDALEKFLRQKLPVHMLPSSFIVLDEWPLTPNGKVDRKALLDLDAAKQLDEAVIAPRDELEHQLADIWMKLLGRQSIGIHDNFFELGGNSLLSIRLVAEIEKTFNWHLPLSSFFQINSIDEIAQKIRETSSENLPTEDLTLGLSIEDYRALLAQSMGKVGLRAGKRGLIINVLPESQVSSNPFVWIGEVKTGQRLKLKQPVYVMPGASLSPSMNCHKDYISVIASLLVDELISAQPSGPYSLGGWCYNGLVAMEMAQQLKKLGKEVELLTLIDVSGGSRIYVFIMEAEIYLGALRLHLFNLTKLSLKEKMQYFANRIARVIKIVKDKMSIPNAVNNEASNLNDSQGTNYKTEVNIAVDFLKKPSSEYSRKPYNGKVLLIDGSEQIVFGQKELKRFNLFWLFPRNGFGNLLRGKVYVSKIKCDHLELMEEPYCSEIGEMIHQILL, encoded by the coding sequence ATGAAGGCACTTGATGCATTACTGTTTGAATTGAGTCAAAAAGATGTTCATCTTTGGTTAGATGGCGATCGCTTACGCTATCGTGCGGCTAAAGACGCAATTACGCCTGAGCTGTTAACTGAGATTAAAAACCGCAAAGCCGAAATCGTTAAGTTTTTGCGTCAAGCCACGGGAACTAACAGTTCCCAACTCCCCCCAATTGTCAAGATTGATCGCAGCGGATCTTTGCCTTTATCTTTTGGGCAGCAGCGTCTTTGGTATTTACACCAGTTTGAACCTGACAGCTCTTCTAACAACGTCCCTGTTGTGGTTAGGTTTAATGGAATTCTCAATATTCCAATACTGGAGAAAAGTCTGCAAGCAGTGGCTCGTCGCCATGAGGTACTGAGAACTCGATTTCCATCAGTTGACGATCAGCCTACGCAAGTAATTGAACCTGATGTCGATCTCACCTTGCCAGTAATCGATTTGCGAAATCTTCAACCTGAACAGCGTGATGCAGAAGCACTAAGACTAGCAACTGAAGAAGCTCGCCGTCCATTTAATCTAGCGAAAGGGCCGATATTGAGGGTGCTGCTCATCCAGTTGAGTGATGATGAATATCTTCTGGTTTGGAATATGCACTGTATTATTTGTGATGGCGCTTCTTCCGATGTGTTCTATCAGGATCTCACTACAATTTATACTGCTTTTATTGATGGCAAGCCTTCTCCTTTAAAAGAGCTGTCAATTCAATATGTTGATTTTGCTCATTGGCAACGCCAGTGGCTTCAAGGCGAAGTTTTAGAAGCACAGATTAATTATTGGAAGCAGAAATTAGAAGGATCTTTATCGGTCATTCCATTACCAACCGATCATCCTCGTCCCCCGATAGTTCAGACCTATCGAGGCGATCGCAGAGCGAGAATGTTGCCAAAATCTTTAAATGAAAGCCTTAGCAACTTGAGTCAGAAGCTGGGTGGAACCCTATTCATGACTCTAATTGCTGCTTTTGAAACTCTGCTACATCGGTATTCACAAAAAAACGATATCCTGATCAGCTTTGCTAGTGCAGGTCGAGGAGAGGTGGAAACTGAGGGCGTAGTCGGTTTTTTCTCTAACACTTTAATGCAACGCATTAATTTTGATGGCAATCCCACCTTTAGAGAACTCTTTGATCGAGTTCGTGAAGCCTCTCTAGAAGCTAATACGTATCAGGACTTGCCTTTTGAGAAACTAGTAGAAGAATTACCTCCAGAACTTAGCAATAGCCGATCGCCTTTATTTCAAGTGAAATTTGCGCTCAATCCACCTTGGTCAAATGGACGAGGTATGGCATCAGTCAAGCTGCCCGATTTGACTATTACGTCTCTATTTGGTTACATCTATCACGGCAAGACAAAGTACGACTTGATTTTAGTCATGCGCGAGCAGGACGAAGGACTAGGCATGGTGTTTGATTACAATGCTGATTTATTTGAATCTAGTACAATTGCGCGAATGTTAGTACATCTTGAGAATCTTCTTGAAGGGATAGTTGCTAATCCCGACCAGAGAATTTCTGAGCTTCCACTTTTAACCATTCCAGAGCGAGAAAGGATTTTGTATGAGTGGAATAAAAATCAAACCCCAATCCCAGAAGTTTGTATTCATCAATTGTTTGAATCTCAGGTAGGGCTAACGCCAGATGCGATCGCAGTTGTCAGCAAAGATGAGAAATTAACTTACCAAGAACTAAATAGCCGAGCCAATCAACTGTCTCACTATCTACAAGCTCTGGGAGTTGGGACGGAAACCCTAGTAGCCATCTGTGTAGAAAGATCAGTACATATGTTGGTTGGCATACTTGGCATCCTAAAAGCGGGGGGGACCTATATACCTCTCGATCCTAGCTATCCGCATGACCGTCGCAAAGATAAATTAAGCAATGCTCAAGTTGCCCTAATTTTGTCCCTATCTGATATGAATTCTTCTCTTTCGGATTGTGGAGCTAAAGTGTTGTCTCTAGACCTAGAAGTGGAGGCGATTTCCCAGCATAGTATTGATAATCCATCAAGCTCGGTGTCCTCTGATAATTTGGCGTATGTCATTTACACATCAGGTTCGACAGGACAACCTAAAGGTGTTACTATTTCCCATCGCAGTATGGTCAACCATAGCGTGGCAGTTAGCAAGGAATATGAACTAAACAGTCAAGATCGAGTTTTGCATTTCTCTAATATCAGCTTTGATGTCGCTATTGAAGAAATATTTCCCACTTTGCTGAGCGGCGGTACATTGGTCTTGGCTCCGACTGAGGTCTACACCTCGGTCACTTCTTTTCTTGATGTTCTACAGCAACAAGCGATCACAGTAATCAATTTGCCAACTGCTTTTTGGAGCGAACTGGTTTATGGCTTATCCATTTTAAAACAGCCACTTTCTGGAAGTGTTCGTCTCGTGATTGTGGGCGGAGAGAAGGTTTCCAGATCAACATACCAAAAATGGCGATCGCTAGTGGGTACTTTCCCAAGATGGCTCAATGCCTATGGCCCCACTGAGGCGACTGTGACAGCTACGATCTACGATCCTCTCCAGTCTGCTGAAGCTCTCCATCCTGACGCTGAAGTTCCTATTGGTCGTGCGATCGCCAATCTTCAGACTTACGTTCTAGATCGCAACTTACAGCCATCTCCTATTGGGGCTGTTGGTGAATTATATATTGGTGGAGTGGGTCTCAGTCGTGGTTATTTAAATCGTCCAGATATTACTGCAAAACGATTTGGCCCTAATCCTTTTTCAAGGAATTCAGAAGATCGTCTCTACAAGACAGGTGATGTCGCTCGTTATTTACCCGATGGCAATATAGAATTTATTGGTCGATCAGACTTCCAAATCAAAATTCGGGGCTTTCGGGTTGAGCCAATTGAAATTGAAACCCAATTAGAAAATTATCCTGCTGTTAATCAAGCTATTGTCCTATGTCATGATGCACCTAATGGAGAAAGGGTTCTTGTTTCCTACCTAAGTGTAGAACAGGATCAGACGCTTGATATTGATGCACTAGAGAAGTTTTTACGTCAAAAACTTCCAGTCCATATGCTGCCTTCTAGTTTTATCGTTTTAGATGAATGGCCACTAACTCCCAATGGGAAGGTAGATCGTAAAGCCTTGCTCGATCTAGATGCAGCAAAACAGCTAGACGAAGCAGTGATTGCTCCTCGTGATGAACTGGAGCACCAACTAGCAGATATTTGGATGAAGCTTTTGGGGCGACAATCTATCGGTATTCATGACAACTTCTTTGAATTAGGAGGTAATTCTCTTCTATCTATACGCCTTGTTGCGGAAATTGAGAAAACGTTTAATTGGCATCTTCCTTTGTCGTCATTTTTTCAGATCAACAGTATTGACGAAATTGCCCAAAAGATTCGTGAAACCTCATCTGAAAACTTACCTACTGAGGATCTTACTCTAGGTCTCAGTATAGAAGACTATCGAGCCTTATTAGCCCAAAGTATGGGTAAAGTTGGTTTGCGTGCTGGTAAACGAGGTTTGATCATTAATGTCTTGCCAGAGTCTCAAGTTTCATCTAACCCTTTTGTATGGATTGGAGAGGTCAAAACAGGACAGAGGCTTAAATTAAAACAGCCTGTTTACGTTATGCCTGGTGCAAGCTTATCACCATCCATGAACTGTCACAAGGATTACATTTCAGTGATTGCTTCTTTATTAGTTGATGAATTAATTAGTGCGCAACCTTCTGGTCCTTATTCATTAGGCGGATGGTGTTATAACGGTTTAGTTGCAATGGAAATGGCTCAGCAGTTAAAAAAACTTGGGAAAGAAGTGGAGCTTCTTACATTAATTGATGTTTCAGGAGGATCTAGGATTTATGTGTTTATTATGGAGGCAGAAATTTACCTCGGGGCTCTTAGATTGCATTTATTCAATTTAACAAAGCTATCTCTTAAGGAGAAGATGCAATACTTTGCCAACAGAATTGCCAGAGTCATTAAGATTGTTAAAGACAAGATGTCCATTCCTAATGCTGTTAATAATGAGGCAAGTAATCTTAATGATTCTCAAGGAACTAATTATAAAACGGAGGTTAATATAGCCGTTGATTTTCTTAAAAAACCTTCCAGTGAATATTCTCGTAAACCATATAATGGGAAAGTTTTATTAATTGATGGCTCTGAACAAATTGTTTTTGGACAAAAAGAGCTGAAGAGATTTAATCTTTTTTGGTTATTTCCTCGTAATGGTTTTGGTAATTTATTGCGGGGCAAAGTATATGTTTCCAAGATTAAGTGCGATCATCTTGAGTTAATGGAAGAGCCTTATTGTTCGGAGATTGGTGAAATGATTCATCAAATTTTATTATAA